In Setaria italica strain Yugu1 chromosome IX, Setaria_italica_v2.0, whole genome shotgun sequence, the genomic stretch TCCGAAGCAGAGCCAGAGCCGGACCGCCCCCGTTATATATGACGTCCGACAATGCAGTCAGCCTGATTCCAGCGATCCGCCGCCATGTCGGACCCCGTACCGGCCGCCCGCCGGTTCTCCGGCGGCCCTCCTGCCTGGGTCTTTCTGGAAGAATTGGCGTCTTTCGGCGACGTCAGGAACGCGACGACCGCGACGGGCGTGACGAGCGCCGGGCGCGCCGTCGACGTGACCTTCGAGCTCGTCGATCCGCCGGGGGTCTCCCGCTGGTTCGTCCACTGCCCCGGCCTGGAGGAGGATCGCGGCTTCAACGGGAGCCCCCAGATCCTCAACGCCGCCGGGGCCCTCGTCGTCATGCGCATGCTCTTcgtcgcccgccgcggccgcgtcaTCGACTACTTCGTCTACCGAGCCGGCCCCGGGTGGCCGTCGCTGGACCTGGTCCCGGGCCCTGCCAAAAGGTCCTCTTCCCCAAACAGGTAGGCGTCGTACCCCGCCGTGCCGGACTACCCCGTGGTCTTCCCCGTCCAGCGGCAGGATCCTAGCTTCAAGCTCGAGATCTTCGTCTTCTCGTCGGAGACCCGGGCGTGGAGCTCTAGGGTGGCCACGTTCTCGTGGGACGAGGAGACGACCTACGACGAGGAGCTGATGCACACACCTACTaaggccgtcgccgccggtggtggcTCGTTGGCATGGATCGACCTCTGGCGCGGCGTTCTTTGGGGAAAGCGTCCTAACCCCATTTAGTATACCATTTAGTATAGGTTGTGAAACCGGTATTGCTAATTCGGTTACGGGGgtctttagtactgggtcaaatAATCGGGGGTCACGTGGGACTTCTGATGAACTAGCTGTTAGAACCATATTAGTACCGAATTAAAaatcaactggtactaaaggttagCCACGCACAGTTTTCCAGCCGCTTGTGCGAGTGGCTCGACGACGGGCAGCCTGTGCTGCGGCTGATCCAGTGGCCCGTGCCGCCACCCCGCGACGTGCCCTTAGACATAGCCTCTCCTGTCGAGCTCCGGGACGCAACGATGAGCAATGGCGTGATCAGGTTTGTGGAGCTGCAGCTCCGTTACGGCGATCATGGTTGGACGGCGCCACCGGCGATCATGGTTGGACGGCCACCGTGTGGAAGAGGGAGACCAGCTCAGTCCACCGGGGCATCAGTCTCAGGGCTGACACGGACAACATCTTCGCTTTTCCGACTCGAGGAGCTCGGCCTCTTGCCTACTCCGGAAGATTCCGGACAACGACGGGGTGAACGAGCTAGCAGACTTGAAAAGGTTGGTCAGTGCTACACCCAGGCTGAGCTTGCAAGACGAGGATGTCGTGTACATCGAGGCCAGGACCAGGATGAGGCCGGGCGATTCCAAATCGTCGTTGCTGCTTACTGTTAACGCCACGGAGGAGAGGCTGGAGGCAGCCGAGCAAATCACATTACGTCTGCGTCTATCTCGACGTACCTTCTCAAGGTTTCTTGATGCCAGTCCAGCTTGTGAGTGAGCCATTCGATCAGTAGTCCGTGTCACCGTGCGACTAGCTGTTGTTTGTCGAGCAATTCGTGTTGCATTACGGTTGTTGTTTTTCATCTTGTGGTTTCTTGATTGATGCTACTTGGTTTACCATTCAACTACTTCCATGAATCGAATCTGTCTCCTGTTCAATTGTTGATGCGTAATTCATATTGTACGTCAACCAGGCGTGCCTTGGTGTAATGTCCGATAGAGCTCTACTGTGCCATGTGTTTTGCCTCGGTGACCATGTTCTGGAAAATGCAGCCTCCCACTTGACATGGCGATTAAAACTGAGGAACGATGTTCAGGGACGTGTTGATTGCATCGATCTTGAGAATTCAGTAGATTGTGTGACGGTTTTGTATCTCAGTGGGTAAATTAGATGCACACAAACAGCTGAGGGTCATGTAGCCTAATTTCCAGTTGCATGCTTTAAAACCTGGATATTTTGGTTACGATTGCTATTACATCTAGTATTTTCAGAAAGCCAACACCTCATGTTGGGAAGAGTACGCTTCTGACATAGGGCTGCAAATAGGCATTATTCATCAACACTATGCCCGTGTCCCGGGAAACCACAGAACAATGATACAAGGCATCTCAGCATCTGTGTCTGTTTATTTCTAAAACGCAGTCCCAGCTCACAGCTGTTGATTACCCTACCAGTGCCGTCTGGCTCTCCACCCAAACTGCACGGTTTCACTTACCACATGTAGCGCCTTCTGTTTACGTTGCACTGAATGTTATCTGTGTTTTTACAAGTTATTAAGCGCATAACTTGTAGTGAAATTAAGTTTAAATGCATAACTTGCAGCGCCTTCTGCTGTGGACCTTTTTAGGATATAGTGAAACCAAGATTGCATTCTCATGAAATGGGTATATTACCAAGTTCAGATTTTGAACAAGAGAATAGCTGCTGTTGTGAGTTGGCCCGACTAACTTAAGACTCAACCCTTACATTTTGACCAAACCTCCCAATTCAGATAGGCACAGTCCTCCAAGAAGTAGGACATCAGAAATTGTGGACCGAGAATTTGGAGTACATGCAACAAAAGGCCCAAAGAAACAGTTGTTAAGGCTCAATTTGGTCTCAAAGACAACGGTAAGCAGCTACATCAGACTATAAACAGAATGCATAACCATAAAACTACTAATCGAAACGTGGCCAATGTTAGGTGCAAAGAAGTGGCAGCAGAAGTCCGAATTGCAAGAGGAAACAAGCAATTGTCGACAGATGGATCAACGGTGGTTATCAACCCTAGGCCATTGAAGTTGCAACTGTCCTCACTCTGATCATGCTGTTGGTAGTAGTTGTTGAACGCATATGACACATTACCAGGCCAGCCGAGTCCAGAGCAGGAGCCACCAGGTAACAGAGCAGTGCAATCACCATTGGAGCAAGCCGCAGAAAAACTGGAAGAAATATTGGAGAGGTCCTTGTTGTTGTCAAGCACACACCATTTTGATGGAACGTAGTTCACATCAGGGGCATTTTTGAGAGGTTTAGGACCTTGACCTATGTTGGCATAGTACTTTGCCTGGCCATCAAAGGTGAAAATGCCGTGGTGTCTTTCATAACCTCCACTTGCCGTATTCCGTTGATCTTCATCTAGAAGGCTGAAGAGATACGTTTCAATTGGAGGCACTTTAGGGCGAAGTGGAGTTCCAGACTTTTTAGCAAGGTGGTTGACTAGGCCAGTCATGAACGATTGAGCAATAGCTGGAGTTGCATTCACAGCTCCATCTGTTGGCCATCCTGCTCTCCCGACAATGATGTCCATGTCACCGTAGCCAGCTTCAGTTAGAGCAGTAACCAGAGCATCTATGCTTGCATCAAAGTAGTTGTCATACTTGTTTTGACCATCTTTTACTGGATGTGACATTAGTTGGAAAAGGTAATAGTCCAATGACAGATTCTTGTGCTGTTGAAAGCTTAAAAATGGATTCAGCTCGACCATAAATGGTGAACTATTGTTAGTAAGAAATGAGAGGAGTTCTGCCATGGTCTTGTTAACATCAGGTCTGAAGCTAGCTTTTGAAGGCAGCACAGATGCATTCTGGTATGTGTCAACACTGCAGGGTACTACCACCTTGATCTTGCTAGATACCTTTGCAGCAGTCAGTGCTTTTTTAATATTTGCTGCTGCAGGAACCACGTAGGGCTGGAAATGTTGTCCATGACTCATAAGAAATGGCTCATCCCCAACAGAAATATATCTGTAAAGTCGATTTGCTTGTCAGAAAAAAATAGATAATATCCCAAGGCACAATAATAACTGAACTGTGACATAACTGCATGTACAAAACAAACTACACAGTATTACTTAAATCCAGGATCCCCTAATTTACTCAATGAAGAATAGCAAAGTGCAACAGAAAATATTCACCCATGTGGAAAGTTGTAACTAAAGAACTAGGGATACATTCACAAAATGTTACCATTGAAAAAAGCTGCTCTTCGAATCGATATATTCCACCTCCCATTATTTACTTACTAGGTATAAAGACAGGTCCTTGTATCATCTCCCAACTACATTCACCAAGACGAAACCCGAACAAACAAGAGGGTCTGAAACTtagtaagaaaataaaattgacCAGTACATCAACACTAACATGTGCAAACTCTTCATATGATTTCAGTTAACAAAAGAGTGCCTAGAAATGAAATCTCATACATATGCACAACCATAATGCTGAAGAAAAGCTAGTTAATTAGAGCAATATATCCCGTCTTCCATGTAGATTAATCAGCCATCAGCATTACTTAGTTAAACCATAGAATTCAGGCCAAAAAATACATCACATTTTTTCCACGACATCCACAGGATCTAACCCTCTAGAAATATAATGAAGATCAGACATGATTAACTAGGATATCAGGTAGAGAGTAAAAGGGTCAAATTTTGCTAATCAAGTATTCAAGTCAACTGGAGTCAATAGTGTCCAATCGCCCTTTCTATGTCAACATAAGAATTTGGTCAACTTAAACCATAATTTAAGGCtccttgttcttttttttaaaaaaatgcactAGTAAAAGAACCATTATTTCCCAACCATTTCAGGACCTGAAGTGGCGAATAGAAATCTTGCAACGGAAGGGAGTTCTTACTCGAACCGAACGCTGGAGGCGTAACGGGTGATGTTATCGTGgacccaggcggcggcggccttgatTGAGGAGGCGAGGGGTCGGAGGAGCGCGTCGGGTACCCcgacggtgacggcgacgcCGGTGCCCGCGAGCGCCGAGAGCgcgtcggaggaggcggcggcgaggcggacgcGCGGGACGGAGTTGGGGAGGAGCAGGCCCTGCACGACCCGCGCCGCCGGGAGCGGGTGGGAAGACGCGAAGCCCCAGTTCACGCCCACCGCGGaggccgccggtggcggcgccacGGCGAGGAgtagcgggaggaggaggccaggtacgaacggcggcagcgggcggcggcgattgGACGGCATTGCCTCGTGTTCCGTGTGACGCTGCAGGGCCAGCGGGTGTTGTCCCTAGACGGTAGTGCCGCTGTACTGTTGCGGGAGTCGGGGCAGTCGACTAGCCGTAGCCGAGTTCCTTTTTTCCCCTGGCAAATCTAAAATAATCACAGGTGACAAGTTCGTATCTAAACTGATTACATGTGATAAACTTCGTCTGAAATGCAGGAATACGAGATTTCAGGGAGAGGATCAGGTGCAGTTCATCTTGCAACTGAAGTTACGGACTGCACTTAATCTTGTCGATCGATTTTCCGACGCAATAGATGGAGACGACTCCCGTTTCGTAGTACTAGAAGACATCCTGGCATGAACACAAACAACGTAAGCTCAGGAGCTGCATCTCCGAGAGACCACATATTTTTGACTCTCTAGCTAACTTGTAAAAAAACTCTACCTTTACCTCTCTAGTCAAGTTGgtaaaaaaatttctccatatTAAGTTGCTCATTCCAATGTACTATCTATTTCCCACTTTCCAATCCCAACCATCCACTCCATTTCGCACAATGACAAACTCTTTGCCATGGAACTCACATTTGTCAAGCGAAATCCCAACCATCCACTCCATTTCGCACTGTGACAAACTCTCTGCAATGGAACTCACATTTGTCAAGCCAACCGGTTGGCTTGCAAATTTGAAGAGTGTGGGAAGCATTTGCCAAGCCAAATGGGATGACCATCCAGTTGCGTGATTTTCTAGCACACTTGCTAAGTGATTTTCTAGGAgacttgctaaattttagcttagcttgctaaattttagcttggCGAGAGATAGGAGTTGCTCTAACCAGACAAGGGGCAAAACGTCTTCCAATGAATACATGTAGAAAAGCAGATGCGGCAAATTAACAGAACTTGTGTATAAGAACGAACTTTGTTTCACTTCCAAGAAAAATTAGGTGCTGCTCAACCAAAGTAGAAGCTTTCCCGACATCAGCTGAACCCCAAAACATGAATACCGCAGGTTTCAGTGAATTCACAGGGGGATCAGCCACAAAAGGCCTAACAAAAGAACTGCTTCCAAACAGGACGTCTTAGATCTTAGCTGGTGCTATACAGCAAATCTCATCCAAACCAACCAGAGGAGACTTAATACGCCGTGACTCCGGAATTTGTCAGGTCAACGTCGCCCATTCCTgtgtcttcctcctcttcactgtcatcatcaccatcaaccTCAGCATTTTGCTCCATCAGGGAATCAATCTGGTCCAGGAATAGCTTGTCTTCCCGCTCACTCACCTGTTTTCAAAAAAGTATGCACAACATTAGTTTTCAGAACCTGCATTTGGAAGATAACTAGCTTGCAAAAGAATCAGCAGATGTAGAAAGGAACTTACAGCTCTTGGTGGTTCCTTCACTACCAACTTTCCCTTGTATTTTTCAATCTCTGCTGTACAAGCCTTGATTGCATCAGTGAGAACTGAAATTCCTTGGTCCTGTTCAAAGGCAGTGCAAAAAAGACACAATCATCATTATTTTCTGGATGATAAAGAGACAAGCCCATAACCACAATACTAGGGTCAAAACTAAGAATAACATATAATAAATTGCAATATATCGGGGTAAATGTGTAAAACAAATGTCGCATGCCCACACAGAAGGCAAACTAAACAAGCAACACAAAATATCATTCTCAATTACCATCAACGATCATTCATACAAGTTAGCATTAGTTAAAAATGAAGGCAAAGAATTGTGGAATACATTGATAAGAATTAAGAACCATGAAAAGTCCGGAATCTGGCAAGGCTGCATTATAAATTTGACAGCTTACTGGTCACTGCATTATGTGAAATGCAActccaggaaaaaaaattaactagTATATCAGGCCCTTTTTCACAATGAAAAAGGCACAATACTAAAaatacaagaaaacaaaacaaaatagaacAGGCACCACAATAATGGTTGGCAGGCCACAGCTATAATTAGCATCATATAAGTGCAATCTGGAAAGTGATGCAATTGAATCTATCTTCCAGAATAGTCAAGGATCAATTGAAACACGCACTCTTGATCTCAACAATGTGCTTCAATAAAATTTGTAATCACATATTTAAGGAGAAATGGAGAGCCTTTATCACAGATGAAACTTTATCTAATAGCTCAGCTTATAACAAGTAACCCACATGAAATAAGTACTGAGAAAATACCAACCTTGTCAAGAGTCTGTGTGGTCAGAACATAAAGTGGAGGAGCAACTAGCTTAATCTTCACAGGACAGTTATCATTGCCAGAGGCTTCAGCTTTCTTCATGGCTTGCTGCAAATACAGGTACAATTAACTTTTGCAAAGACGTACGTCAAATCATAATAGCAGCAACAGGTGTAAAAAATAGAACCTTAATGTGGAGCACTCCATCAAACTGGAAGCATTTCATCTCCACATCAGCACGGATCTTGAGTGGCTGTGGAGTCATCCTCCTCCTTATGTTCTTCACCAGAGAATCCTTAACCTCAGGGGTGACAGCAGGCACCACCTTAGTCACCTGCCAGTAATTTTAAGCACATCCTTGTCTCAAAAGTTTCTATGCAAATACATCTAGAGAAAATTCATAATACATTTCAATAACAATGTATCAGACTCTTCAGCAACATCAACCTAAAGGACATAAATATAACACACTCAACTAAATGTGCCAAATTTGGCAAATGTTTGCCTATATGATAAACTAAACACAAAGCCAATCACCAAAACCAAGCTATACCACTGTCTATCAACTGTTTGGAAATCCAACTAGATATTTTTAATGATCATCACTAAATGTAATgatgttcaaagttcaaacaacTTAACTAACCATAGGCACGACTATCTAGGTTGCAATGGTGAATGTTAGGTTGACAAGGTTTATTTTTGAAATAACAGATGTCAAGCATAGAAAGCCAACTAATCATCTCAGCATTATTAACACACCAGCAGCCACAAAGCTGGGATTATACATTTAGCAGAAAAGTTTCATATGGGGGAAAATCAACAAAGAGGCCGCACCGTCTACAAACTACTTACAGCTCCAAAAGACTATCGAGGAACTGCTGCTCTAAGTTTCTTAAAGTAATAGTTGATTATCCCACGAAGACGTCCGATCATAGAGGTAAACATGCACAAACGAGAATAATGTTTATCTGGGGTATATTATCAGTCTATG encodes the following:
- the LOC101783227 gene encoding glucan endo-1,3-beta-glucosidase 9 — its product is MPSNRRRPLPPFVPGLLLPLLLAVAPPPAASAVGVNWGFASSHPLPAARVVQGLLLPNSVPRVRLAAASSDALSALAGTGVAVTVGVPDALLRPLASSIKAAAAWVHDNITRYASSVRFEYISVGDEPFLMSHGQHFQPYVVPAAANIKKALTAAKVSSKIKVVVPCSVDTYQNASVLPSKASFRPDVNKTMAELLSFLTNNSSPFMVELNPFLSFQQHKNLSLDYYLFQLMSHPVKDGQNKYDNYFDASIDALVTALTEAGYGDMDIIVGRAGWPTDGAVNATPAIAQSFMTGLVNHLAKKSGTPLRPKVPPIETYLFSLLDEDQRNTASGGYERHHGIFTFDGQAKYYANIGQGPKPLKNAPDVNYVPSKWCVLDNNKDLSNISSSFSAACSNGDCTALLPGGSCSGLGWPGNVSYAFNNYYQQHDQSEDSCNFNGLGLITTVDPSVDNCLFPLAIRTSAATSLHLTLATFRLVVLWLCILFIV